A window of the Serratia sarumanii genome harbors these coding sequences:
- the tpx gene encoding thiol peroxidase, translating to MTQTVHFQGNPVSVAGKLPQQGEQAKAFSLVAKDLSDVALSSFAGKRKVLNIFPSIDTGVCATSVRKFNQLASGLDNTVVLCISADLPFAQSRFCGAEGLSNVVTLSTLRGAEFKQAYGVEIAEGPLAGLTARAVVVLDGQDNVLYSELVNEITTEPDYDAALAALK from the coding sequence ATGACTCAGACAGTACATTTTCAAGGCAATCCGGTCAGCGTAGCGGGCAAACTGCCACAGCAGGGCGAACAGGCCAAGGCCTTCTCACTGGTTGCCAAAGACCTGTCAGACGTAGCGCTGAGCAGCTTCGCGGGTAAACGCAAAGTCCTGAACATCTTCCCAAGCATCGATACCGGCGTCTGCGCGACGTCGGTGCGTAAATTCAACCAGCTGGCCAGCGGCCTGGATAACACCGTGGTGCTGTGTATCTCCGCCGATCTGCCGTTCGCGCAGTCTCGCTTCTGCGGCGCGGAAGGCCTGAGCAACGTGGTCACCCTGTCCACCCTGCGCGGCGCCGAGTTCAAGCAGGCGTACGGCGTCGAAATCGCCGAAGGCCCGTTGGCGGGCCTGACCGCGCGTGCGGTCGTGGTGCTGGATGGCCAGGACAACGTGCTGTACAGCGAGCTGGTGAACGAAATCACCACCGAGCCGGACTACGACGCGGCGCTGGCTGCGCTGAAATAA
- the tyrR gene encoding transcriptional regulator TyrR: MRLEVFCEDRLGLTRELLDLLVSRSIDLRGIEIDPIGRIYLNFSQLEFDTFRALMAEIRRIAGVTDVRTVSFMPSEREHRALRALLESMPEPVFSIDMKGKVELANPAAQALFSLNEDKIRNQTAGALIGGYNFSRWLESEHTAPHSERVVIRSQDFLMDITPIYLEDEQQQPAAVGAVVMLKSTARMGRQLQNLSVNDDTEFDHIVAVSAKMRHVLEQARKLAMLDAPLLIVGDTGTGKDILARACHLRSPRGKQPFLALNCAALPDDVVESELFGHAPGAYPNALEGKKGFFEQANGGSVLLDEIGEMSPRMQTKLLRFLNDGTFRRVGEEHEVHVDVRVICATQKNLTELVQRGEFREDLYYRLNVLTITIPPLRERPQDIMPLTELFVARFADEQGVARPKLASDLGGFLSKYGWPGNVRQLKNAIYRALTQTEGYELRPQDIVLPEFEVEMSLGDEVLDGSLDDISKRFERSVLTRLYRTYPSTRKLAKRLGVSHTAIANKLREYGLSSRKGGAEGEE, from the coding sequence TCGGTCTCACTCGAGAATTACTCGATCTTTTGGTATCGCGCAGCATTGACTTACGTGGCATCGAGATCGATCCCATCGGCCGCATTTACCTCAATTTCTCCCAGCTGGAGTTCGATACTTTCCGCGCGCTGATGGCGGAGATCCGCCGCATCGCCGGCGTGACCGACGTGCGCACCGTCAGCTTTATGCCTTCCGAACGCGAGCACCGCGCGCTGCGCGCGCTGCTGGAATCGATGCCGGAACCGGTGTTCTCGATCGACATGAAGGGCAAGGTCGAGCTGGCCAACCCGGCGGCGCAGGCGCTGTTCAGCCTGAACGAAGACAAGATCCGCAACCAGACCGCCGGGGCGCTGATCGGCGGCTATAACTTCAGCCGCTGGCTGGAGAGCGAGCATACGGCGCCGCACTCCGAGCGGGTGGTGATCCGCAGCCAGGACTTCCTGATGGACATCACGCCCATCTATCTGGAAGACGAACAGCAGCAGCCGGCCGCGGTCGGCGCGGTGGTGATGCTGAAGTCCACCGCGCGCATGGGCCGCCAGCTGCAAAATCTGTCGGTGAACGACGATACCGAATTCGACCACATCGTCGCGGTAAGCGCCAAGATGCGTCACGTGCTGGAGCAGGCGCGCAAGTTGGCGATGCTCGATGCGCCGCTGCTGATCGTCGGCGATACCGGCACCGGCAAGGATATTCTGGCCCGCGCCTGCCATTTGCGCAGCCCGCGCGGCAAACAGCCGTTCCTGGCGCTGAACTGCGCCGCACTGCCGGATGACGTGGTGGAGAGCGAGCTGTTCGGCCATGCGCCGGGCGCTTATCCCAACGCGCTGGAAGGCAAGAAGGGCTTCTTCGAGCAGGCCAACGGCGGCTCGGTGCTGCTGGATGAGATCGGCGAAATGTCGCCGCGTATGCAGACCAAACTGCTGCGTTTCCTCAACGACGGCACCTTCCGCCGGGTCGGCGAAGAGCATGAGGTGCACGTCGACGTGCGCGTGATCTGCGCCACCCAGAAAAACCTCACCGAGCTGGTGCAGCGCGGCGAATTCCGCGAAGATCTCTATTATCGCCTCAACGTGCTGACCATCACCATCCCGCCGCTGCGCGAACGTCCGCAGGACATCATGCCGCTGACCGAGCTGTTCGTGGCGCGCTTCGCCGATGAGCAGGGCGTGGCGCGGCCCAAGCTGGCGAGCGATTTGGGCGGTTTCCTCAGCAAGTACGGCTGGCCGGGCAACGTGCGCCAGTTGAAAAACGCCATCTACCGCGCGCTGACGCAAACCGAAGGCTACGAACTGCGGCCGCAGGATATTGTGTTGCCGGAGTTCGAGGTGGAGATGTCGCTGGGCGACGAGGTGCTGGACGGCTCGCTGGACGACATCAGCAAGCGTTTCGAGCGCTCGGTGCTGACGCGTCTGTATCGCACCTATCCCAGCACCCGCAAGCTGGCGAAGCGCCTGGGCGTTTCCCATACCGCCATCGCCAACAAGCTGCGCGAGTATGGCCTGAGCAGCCGCAAAGGCGGCGCCGAGGGCGAAGAATAA